The Streptomyces nitrosporeus genome includes a window with the following:
- a CDS encoding aldo/keto reductase translates to MKYRVIGSDPATRREVSVVSLGSMLFGTVTDESTSFAVLDRFVEAGGNFIDTSNNYAFWVNGTQGGESEELLGRWIRSRGIGDEITIATKLGARPNAPTSGFSLDIEGLSAKVIRESAERSRERLGIERIHLLYAHVMDEKTPLEETVGAFGEIVADGIAGLLGASNHWAWRVERARSLAAAAGVPGYEVLQHHHSYLRQRTDTPSLRSPDGNQGLVSGDLLSYVRANPSLTQIAYSPLLSGGYVRDDKPLGPGFEHAGTDPRLKAVREVAEETGATVNQVVLSWLMGGDIPVLPLVGASSTAQLDENLAAVDLELTPEQREKLDTTN, encoded by the coding sequence ATGAAGTACCGCGTCATCGGCAGCGACCCCGCCACCCGCCGTGAGGTGAGCGTGGTGAGCCTGGGTTCGATGCTCTTCGGAACGGTGACCGACGAATCGACATCGTTCGCCGTTCTCGACCGTTTCGTCGAGGCGGGCGGGAATTTCATCGACACCTCCAACAACTACGCTTTCTGGGTCAACGGCACCCAGGGCGGGGAAAGCGAGGAACTCCTCGGCCGCTGGATCCGCAGCCGGGGAATCGGTGACGAGATCACCATCGCGACCAAACTCGGCGCCCGCCCGAACGCCCCCACGAGCGGATTCAGCCTCGACATCGAGGGCCTTTCCGCCAAGGTGATCCGCGAGTCCGCCGAACGCAGCCGGGAGCGTCTCGGTATCGAGCGCATCCACCTGCTCTACGCACACGTCATGGACGAGAAGACCCCGCTGGAGGAGACCGTCGGGGCGTTCGGCGAGATCGTCGCCGACGGCATCGCCGGACTGCTGGGCGCGAGCAACCACTGGGCCTGGCGTGTGGAGCGCGCCCGGAGCCTGGCCGCGGCGGCCGGCGTCCCCGGCTACGAGGTCCTCCAGCACCACCACAGCTACCTCCGCCAGCGCACCGACACCCCGAGCCTGCGCTCGCCCGACGGCAACCAGGGCCTGGTCAGCGGCGACCTGCTGAGCTACGTACGCGCGAACCCCTCACTCACCCAGATCGCCTACTCCCCGCTGCTCTCCGGCGGATACGTCCGCGACGACAAGCCGCTGGGCCCGGGCTTCGAGCACGCGGGCACGGACCCCCGCCTGAAGGCGGTGCGCGAGGTCGCCGAGGAGACCGGCGCCACCGTCAACCAGGTCGTGCTGTCCTGGCTGATGGGCGGCGACATCCCCGTACTGCCCCTGGTCGGCGCCTCGTCGACCGCCCAGCTGGACGAGAACCTCGCCGCGGTCGACCTCGAACTGACCCCGGAACAGCGGGAGAAGCTCGACACCACCAACTGA
- a CDS encoding thioesterase II family protein has protein sequence MPVTPADTPWLRRFHTADDGALRLFCFPHAGGNASYFFPLSTLLAPRTEMLTVQYPGRQERFNEPRIESMTELADIIAAELTGWTRVPFALFGHSMGATLAFEVACRLRANGAEPSALFVSGRRAPSIPAPGSVHLATDEELVADIRLLGGTESRMLDNAELLAAILPAVRSDYVATETYRYQGADPLRCPVTAFIGDADPRVDTVQAEAWARHTTGRFQLHTFSGGHFFLARHFDALAESIGATVGPGDQELLTRN, from the coding sequence ATGCCCGTGACCCCTGCGGACACCCCGTGGCTGCGCCGCTTCCACACCGCCGACGACGGCGCCCTCAGGCTCTTCTGCTTCCCGCACGCCGGCGGCAACGCCTCGTACTTCTTCCCGCTGTCCACCCTCCTGGCGCCCCGGACCGAGATGCTGACCGTCCAGTACCCGGGCCGTCAGGAGCGGTTCAACGAACCCCGCATCGAGAGCATGACCGAGCTGGCCGACATCATTGCGGCCGAACTCACCGGCTGGACCCGGGTGCCCTTCGCGCTCTTCGGGCACAGCATGGGCGCGACCCTCGCCTTCGAGGTGGCCTGCCGGCTGCGCGCGAACGGCGCCGAGCCGTCCGCCCTGTTCGTCTCCGGCCGCCGGGCGCCGTCGATCCCCGCACCGGGCTCGGTCCACCTCGCGACCGACGAGGAGCTGGTCGCCGACATCCGGCTGCTGGGCGGCACCGAGTCGCGGATGCTGGACAACGCCGAGCTGCTGGCCGCCATCCTCCCGGCGGTCCGGAGCGATTACGTCGCCACGGAGACGTACCGCTACCAGGGGGCCGACCCGCTCCGCTGCCCCGTCACCGCCTTCATCGGCGACGCCGACCCCCGGGTGGACACCGTCCAGGCCGAGGCGTGGGCCCGCCACACCACGGGCCGCTTCCAGCTGCACACCTTCAGCGGCGGCCACTTCTTTCTGGCCAGGCACTTCGACGCCCTCGCGGAGAGTATCGGCGCCACCGTGGGCCCGGGCGATCAAGAACTGCTCACCCGGAATTAA
- a CDS encoding cytochrome P450: MRAQPTLTRQEVDEKRGFWNIVGFDDAEFVLRETSLFTSERGTMLDLLGTDDPAGGKQLAVTDPPRHTEMQTRLKKALAIRAVERQKDMIRSLILELIAPLGDGGTFDFAEAMLAMPMSVTGTMMGLPKADWPWLSRLTTVCIAADDPDYQDPGGKEATLESAHRELFAYFQDLVRFRRNDLGDDLLSVLISTEFEGRHMDSGEIVANCYSLLLGANVTTPHSPNYVMAEFIGSGVLEDWAAHPDVNVTAVEEALRWASPVNHFLRYATRDVEVRNTLIREGDAAVVWLGAANRDESAFPDATVFDIRRKPNKHLAFGIGPHYCVGHSVARVTLRILFEELLSRFERFEPAGKPERLASNFVSGYKRVPLTARPRAGAGVRRPE, encoded by the coding sequence ATGCGGGCACAGCCCACGCTGACCCGTCAGGAGGTGGACGAGAAGCGCGGTTTCTGGAACATCGTCGGCTTCGACGACGCCGAATTCGTGCTGCGGGAGACCTCGCTCTTCACCTCGGAGCGCGGCACCATGCTCGACCTCCTCGGCACGGACGACCCGGCCGGCGGCAAGCAGCTGGCCGTCACGGACCCGCCCCGGCACACGGAGATGCAGACCCGGCTCAAGAAGGCCCTGGCCATCCGGGCCGTCGAGCGGCAGAAGGACATGATCAGGTCCCTGATCCTGGAGCTGATAGCCCCGCTCGGCGACGGCGGCACCTTCGACTTCGCCGAGGCGATGCTGGCCATGCCGATGTCGGTGACCGGCACGATGATGGGGTTACCCAAGGCCGACTGGCCCTGGCTGAGCCGGCTCACCACGGTCTGCATCGCCGCGGACGACCCCGACTACCAGGACCCCGGCGGCAAGGAGGCCACCCTGGAGTCGGCCCACCGCGAGCTGTTCGCCTACTTCCAGGACCTGGTCCGCTTCCGCCGCAACGACCTCGGTGACGACCTGCTGAGCGTGCTGATCTCGACCGAGTTCGAGGGCCGCCACATGGACTCCGGGGAGATCGTGGCGAACTGCTACAGCCTGCTGCTCGGCGCCAACGTCACCACCCCCCACTCACCGAACTACGTCATGGCGGAGTTCATCGGCAGCGGGGTGCTGGAGGACTGGGCGGCGCACCCGGACGTCAACGTGACGGCCGTCGAGGAGGCGCTGCGCTGGGCCTCCCCCGTGAACCACTTCCTGCGCTACGCGACGCGCGACGTCGAGGTACGCAACACCCTGATCCGCGAGGGTGACGCGGCGGTGGTCTGGCTCGGGGCCGCCAACCGGGACGAGTCCGCCTTCCCCGACGCGACGGTCTTCGACATCCGCCGCAAGCCCAACAAGCACCTCGCCTTCGGCATCGGCCCGCACTACTGCGTCGGACACAGTGTCGCCCGGGTCACCCTGCGCATCCTCTTCGAGGAACTCCTCTCCCGCTTCGAGCGGTTCGAGCCGGCCGGCAAGCCCGAGCGCCTGGCCTCGAACTTCGTGTCCGGCTACAAGCGCGTCCCCCTCACGGCCCGGCCCCGCGCCGGTGCCGGCGTCCGCCGCCCGGAGTGA
- a CDS encoding condensation domain-containing protein, which produces MEEPSWYPATRMQQGLWVLDRDELLKPTQLVPSVIEFTGPVDHPVLVDAVRRALGRHPSLRARFRLDVKRRRVEYSTHGAPADAGFLDAAAEGWTAAEVDRLVSALCSTPFDLATEAPARAEVIRLDTERTLLVLTSHHIVFDGLSRTMLLEEIFTLYRAALAGVEPELSSPPHPASVVAEPSEEETAAQVQEVVERLRGAPTGVHLPFVRASEETSLVGASAATRLDPGTTAKVLAVAAQEGCTTFMLGVALLAAALARGSTQRDFLIAFAWPGRDRPEAADVIGMFITTVVLRVSLDGSTTWRELLRNARTGSMEAFMDSDVPLDAISAELNPKRNALWPPLTPVLLNLDDAPHTPELAPGTTGRLRPLDPLYIKYDLAVFVRVEESTEGRRLELSLDHPVDITDPSAVPAFLSDLRRSAVDLATSPEEPVLEQPVHAIDLDDPAERLDLVRSIWQEVLETDEVDDDVSFFESGGDSLLLVVLVEKLSQASGRMLRTVDLFRSATVSGQADLLAAPAEVPAPAGGAGALDAARHRRTAGEAAR; this is translated from the coding sequence GTGGAAGAGCCTTCCTGGTATCCGGCCACCAGGATGCAGCAGGGTTTATGGGTGCTGGACCGCGATGAATTACTGAAGCCCACCCAACTGGTGCCCTCGGTCATCGAGTTCACCGGGCCGGTGGACCACCCGGTCCTGGTGGACGCGGTACGCCGGGCCCTCGGCAGGCACCCCTCGCTGCGGGCGAGGTTCCGGCTCGACGTGAAACGCCGCCGGGTCGAATACAGCACCCACGGGGCGCCGGCCGACGCAGGCTTCCTCGACGCGGCGGCCGAGGGCTGGACCGCGGCCGAAGTCGACCGGCTGGTCAGCGCCTTGTGCAGCACCCCGTTCGACCTCGCCACCGAGGCACCCGCGCGGGCCGAGGTGATCCGGCTGGACACCGAACGCACCCTCCTCGTCCTCACCTCGCACCACATCGTCTTCGACGGCCTGTCCCGCACGATGCTGCTCGAGGAGATATTCACCCTCTACCGGGCCGCGCTGGCCGGCGTGGAGCCGGAGCTGAGCAGTCCGCCGCACCCCGCCTCGGTGGTCGCGGAGCCCTCCGAAGAGGAGACGGCCGCCCAGGTCCAGGAGGTGGTCGAGCGGCTGCGCGGCGCTCCCACCGGTGTACACCTCCCCTTCGTACGCGCCTCCGAGGAAACGTCACTGGTCGGGGCCTCCGCCGCCACCCGCCTCGACCCGGGAACGACCGCGAAGGTCCTGGCCGTGGCGGCCCAGGAGGGCTGCACCACCTTCATGCTCGGGGTCGCGCTGCTGGCCGCCGCCCTGGCCCGCGGCAGCACCCAGCGGGACTTCCTCATCGCCTTCGCCTGGCCGGGCCGCGACCGGCCCGAGGCCGCCGACGTGATCGGCATGTTCATCACGACGGTGGTGCTGCGGGTCTCCCTCGACGGATCCACCACCTGGCGCGAGCTGCTGCGCAACGCACGGACCGGCAGCATGGAGGCGTTCATGGACAGCGATGTGCCGCTGGACGCCATATCCGCCGAGCTCAACCCGAAGCGCAACGCGCTCTGGCCGCCGCTGACCCCGGTGCTCCTCAATCTGGACGACGCGCCGCACACCCCCGAACTGGCCCCCGGCACGACCGGCCGGCTGCGGCCGCTCGACCCCCTGTACATCAAGTACGACCTCGCGGTGTTCGTCCGCGTCGAGGAGAGCACCGAAGGACGGCGACTGGAGCTGTCCCTGGACCACCCGGTCGACATCACCGACCCCTCAGCCGTCCCGGCCTTCCTGTCGGATCTGCGGCGCAGCGCCGTGGACCTTGCCACTTCACCGGAGGAACCCGTGCTCGAACAGCCCGTCCACGCGATCGACCTGGACGATCCCGCCGAGCGGCTCGACCTCGTGCGGTCCATCTGGCAGGAGGTGCTGGAGACCGACGAGGTGGACGACGACGTCAGCTTCTTCGAGTCGGGCGGCGACTCCCTGCTGCTCGTCGTGCTGGTGGAGAAGCTGAGCCAGGCTTCCGGGCGCATGCTGCGCACCGTCGACCTGTTCCGTTCGGCCACCGTGAGCGGCCAGGCCGACCTCCTGGCGGCCCCCGCCGAGGTTCCGGCACCCGCCGGCGGCGCCGGCGCGCTCGACGCCGCCCGCCACCGCCGCACGGCCGGCGAGGCCGCCCGATGA
- a CDS encoding non-ribosomal peptide synthetase — translation MTPDDLAVSVLGEETGPAGFATESFLALGGDSLRAMRLAALLRERLGLGVAVKALLGAEPLARVLDGARPVERTDTGAGEAGADDASLSPAQRGMWLIERVAGGSPYNLVFRCAAEDARLDPKALAESLARTAARHEGLRTVFRETDEDAVREVLPAHVPRLETFPYDGPADGFEEYVGRESAASAREPFVLSAAPAYRFLHFTRPRGGDAVVLVAHHMVLDGWAVGLLLKEVFARYGALVQGAPEPDLGPDVPVRVLSGRQRALREAGVWDSQAAFWEKHLDRVPSVIELPADRQRPAVQDAAGARTALDLGAEVTGAVAARARELGITPFAFLLGAFGLTVGRRTGAGRLLVGVPLLGRDSHELEHLVAVSGNLVPVRVDVDDEASASAYLRSVHASLGQSIDAGDLPFEELVSRLGTERSLGCHPLVQVCFGMHDQLVPPVVDAGPVRLRVEEGHGGGSQFDLTMLIGRAEPSFAGHVEYATGVWTEEETGAFVADFRAAVEQLATGPDVPLEEVRCVSEAGRARLDEINSGVQDLPATSLDALFRATAARTPDAVAVRDESAELTYAQLAEAAAEQARLLIEAGVRPGDRVLVGVERSVAEAVAVLGVQWAGAAYVGVEPGDADAHLTRIVRRAEPAAALAGPVGGPAANRIGSLGVTPVPTWEPSWADAGAPRAAGPVAGEDPARLAYVAFTSGSTGEPKGVAVPHRAVLRLVHEAGYVRLGPGERMLRLSPLAFDASTLELWGALLTGATLEVHPPGPASPTELGTFLREREVTVAWLTAGLFRLVEEFAPDSFAGMRQLLTGGDVVPHEHVARALARHPGLVITNGYGPTENTTFTATHTVRRPEEADGPLPIGRPVPGTRVYVLDERHRTVPPGAVGELYAGGAGLADGYLGDEKETARSFGEFSPDVPERLYRTGDVVRIDGQGRLRFLGRADDQVKLRGYRVELGAVADALTSHPEVRDAVVSVTDGGGADKRLVAAVVLADGARIDAAGLRALLRERLPAYMVPALWAVVDRLPVTANGKVDRRALAALAVPAGRASSAAPAGADPGEAAPDLTGQIMELFAESVESDEPVTGITADTDFFMVGGNSLGAVRLMRRLKSRLGVGVRLRDFLLSPTPDGLRVLVEKAAGAGKAAGR, via the coding sequence ATGACACCCGACGATCTCGCCGTCTCCGTCCTCGGCGAGGAGACCGGCCCGGCGGGCTTCGCGACGGAGAGCTTCCTCGCCCTGGGCGGGGACTCGCTGCGCGCCATGCGCCTGGCGGCACTGCTGCGCGAGCGGCTGGGCCTGGGCGTCGCGGTGAAGGCGCTCCTGGGGGCGGAGCCCCTGGCCAGGGTGCTCGACGGCGCGCGGCCCGTGGAGCGGACCGACACCGGTGCCGGGGAAGCCGGCGCCGACGACGCCTCCCTCTCACCGGCGCAGCGCGGGATGTGGCTCATCGAGCGGGTGGCCGGAGGTTCCCCGTACAACCTGGTCTTCCGCTGTGCGGCCGAGGACGCCCGGCTGGACCCCAAGGCGCTCGCCGAGTCCCTGGCCCGGACCGCCGCCCGCCACGAAGGGCTGCGCACCGTCTTCCGGGAGACCGACGAGGACGCCGTGCGCGAGGTGCTGCCCGCCCACGTGCCCCGGCTGGAGACGTTCCCGTACGACGGCCCGGCGGACGGTTTCGAGGAGTACGTCGGCCGTGAGTCGGCGGCCTCGGCACGGGAGCCGTTCGTGCTGTCGGCCGCGCCCGCCTACCGCTTCCTGCACTTCACCCGCCCGCGGGGCGGCGACGCCGTCGTCCTGGTGGCGCACCACATGGTGCTGGACGGCTGGGCGGTGGGGCTGCTGCTCAAGGAGGTCTTCGCCCGTTACGGAGCGCTCGTCCAGGGGGCCCCCGAGCCGGACCTCGGCCCGGACGTGCCGGTGCGGGTGCTGTCCGGCCGGCAGCGGGCGCTGCGGGAGGCCGGGGTGTGGGACAGCCAGGCCGCGTTCTGGGAGAAGCACCTCGACCGGGTGCCCTCGGTGATCGAACTGCCCGCCGACCGGCAGCGCCCCGCGGTCCAGGACGCCGCGGGCGCCCGTACGGCTCTGGACCTGGGGGCCGAGGTGACCGGGGCGGTGGCGGCGCGGGCCCGGGAGCTGGGCATCACCCCGTTCGCCTTCCTGCTCGGCGCCTTCGGCCTGACGGTCGGCCGCCGGACGGGCGCGGGCCGGCTGCTCGTCGGGGTGCCCCTGCTCGGCCGGGACTCCCATGAGCTGGAGCACCTGGTCGCGGTGTCCGGGAACCTCGTGCCGGTACGCGTGGACGTGGACGACGAGGCGAGCGCCTCGGCCTATCTGCGCTCCGTGCACGCCTCGCTGGGGCAGAGCATCGACGCGGGCGACCTGCCCTTCGAGGAACTGGTCTCCCGCCTCGGCACCGAACGCAGCCTCGGCTGCCACCCCCTCGTCCAGGTCTGCTTCGGCATGCACGACCAGCTGGTCCCGCCCGTCGTGGACGCCGGCCCCGTGCGGCTGCGGGTCGAGGAGGGGCACGGCGGGGGGTCGCAGTTCGACCTGACGATGCTGATCGGCCGGGCCGAGCCCTCGTTCGCCGGGCACGTGGAGTACGCGACGGGGGTCTGGACCGAGGAGGAGACCGGCGCGTTCGTCGCCGACTTCCGGGCCGCCGTGGAACAGCTCGCGACCGGCCCGGACGTCCCGCTGGAGGAGGTGCGCTGTGTCTCCGAGGCCGGCCGGGCCCGGCTCGACGAGATCAACAGCGGTGTCCAGGACCTGCCCGCCACCTCCCTCGACGCGCTGTTCCGCGCGACGGCCGCGCGCACCCCGGACGCCGTCGCCGTACGCGACGAGTCGGCCGAACTCACCTACGCGCAGCTGGCGGAGGCCGCCGCCGAGCAGGCGCGCCTGCTCATCGAGGCGGGTGTCCGGCCGGGCGACCGGGTGCTGGTGGGGGTGGAGCGGTCGGTCGCCGAGGCCGTGGCCGTACTGGGTGTGCAGTGGGCGGGTGCCGCGTACGTCGGTGTGGAACCGGGGGACGCGGACGCCCATCTGACGAGGATCGTCAGGCGCGCGGAACCGGCCGCGGCGCTGGCCGGACCGGTCGGGGGACCCGCCGCGAACAGGATCGGGTCGCTGGGCGTCACACCGGTGCCCACCTGGGAACCGTCCTGGGCGGACGCCGGAGCGCCCCGGGCCGCCGGGCCGGTGGCGGGGGAGGACCCGGCACGCCTGGCCTATGTCGCGTTCACCTCGGGATCGACCGGTGAGCCCAAGGGCGTCGCCGTCCCCCACCGGGCGGTGCTCCGGCTGGTGCACGAGGCCGGTTACGTGCGCCTCGGGCCGGGCGAGCGGATGCTGCGGCTGTCGCCGCTGGCCTTCGACGCCTCCACGCTGGAACTGTGGGGCGCCCTGCTGACCGGGGCCACCCTGGAGGTGCACCCGCCCGGGCCGGCGTCGCCCACCGAGCTCGGCACCTTCCTGCGCGAGCGCGAGGTCACGGTCGCCTGGCTGACCGCCGGACTGTTCCGGCTGGTCGAGGAGTTCGCCCCCGACTCGTTCGCCGGGATGCGGCAGCTGCTGACGGGCGGTGACGTGGTGCCCCACGAGCACGTGGCCCGCGCGCTCGCCCGCCACCCCGGTCTGGTGATCACCAACGGCTACGGGCCGACGGAGAACACCACCTTCACCGCCACCCACACGGTGCGGCGGCCCGAGGAGGCCGACGGCCCGCTCCCGATCGGCCGGCCCGTGCCGGGCACCCGGGTGTACGTGCTCGACGAGCGCCACCGGACCGTGCCGCCGGGAGCGGTGGGGGAGCTGTACGCCGGCGGGGCCGGGCTGGCCGACGGCTACCTCGGTGACGAGAAGGAGACGGCGCGCTCCTTCGGGGAGTTCTCACCCGATGTGCCCGAACGCCTCTACCGGACGGGCGACGTCGTACGGATCGACGGCCAGGGGCGGCTGCGTTTCCTGGGCCGCGCCGACGACCAGGTAAAACTCCGCGGCTACCGGGTCGAACTCGGTGCCGTCGCGGACGCCCTGACCTCACATCCGGAGGTCCGGGACGCCGTGGTGAGCGTCACGGACGGCGGCGGCGCGGACAAGCGGCTGGTGGCCGCGGTGGTCCTGGCCGACGGCGCCCGGATCGACGCGGCAGGGCTGCGCGCCCTGCTGCGGGAGCGCCTCCCGGCCTACATGGTGCCGGCCCTGTGGGCCGTGGTGGACCGGCTGCCGGTGACGGCCAACGGCAAGGTCGACCGGCGGGCCCTCGCGGCGCTCGCGGTGCCGGCCGGGCGGGCGTCGTCCGCGGCTCCCGCCGGCGCGGACCCGGGGGAGGCCGCCCCCGATCTCACGGGGCAGATCATGGAGTTGTTCGCCGAGTCCGTCGAGAGCGACGAACCGGTCACCGGGATCACGGCCGACACCGACTTCTTCATGGTGGGCGGGAACTCCCTGGGGGCGGTCCGGCTCATGCGCAGGCTCAAGAGCCGGCTGGGAGTGGGCGTGCGCCTGCGTGACTTCCTGCTCTCCCCGACCCCGGACGGTCTGCGGGTGCTCGTGGAGAAGGCCGCCGGCGCCGGGAAGGCCGCCGGCCGGTGA
- a CDS encoding cytochrome P450 has product MNRTQPAAVPLVIPEGAAPPEWDDGLDCWVVADPRLARQVLNHPGFASGTFERSFQLYMTDTARAEYHELTEFLRLWFVQTDAPEHTELRRPVQRMFSASYVRSLAGRVEEIVDECLDALAAARPHDVVPTVADGISGTVMAHVVGVDERPETLHRWSRMLSLFIGAMYRQDYARDAHRAMTEMADALSRASAPAAFPRDTPRDRARTTATWAMNLFGGLETTASLLGSVVLTALGDRDVWDAVREEREGAVEALVERVLVTRPPLRHLGRVVAYDQEVAGARLEEGDLVMVSLTGQGLLADPDAGDGPDAGSGPVPGSGPAAGPSGGCPVTGPAGRPEQHLVFGYGPHYCVGAPLARLEAAVLLRRFAQRFPDARLAPEAAEWGPNLSYVGLDHLYVDLGTAAAGPRTGGV; this is encoded by the coding sequence GTGAACCGTACGCAGCCGGCCGCGGTGCCTCTGGTGATCCCGGAAGGCGCGGCGCCCCCCGAGTGGGACGACGGACTGGACTGCTGGGTCGTCGCGGATCCGCGACTGGCCCGGCAGGTCCTCAACCACCCCGGCTTCGCCTCCGGGACCTTCGAGCGCTCCTTCCAGCTGTACATGACGGACACGGCACGGGCGGAGTACCACGAGCTCACCGAGTTCCTGCGGCTCTGGTTCGTCCAGACCGACGCCCCCGAGCACACGGAACTGCGCAGGCCGGTGCAGCGGATGTTCTCCGCCTCCTACGTCCGCTCCCTGGCCGGGCGGGTGGAGGAGATCGTCGACGAGTGCCTCGACGCGCTCGCCGCGGCCCGGCCGCACGACGTGGTGCCGACGGTCGCCGACGGGATCTCCGGCACGGTCATGGCCCACGTGGTCGGTGTCGACGAGCGTCCCGAGACGCTGCACCGCTGGTCGCGGATGCTGTCGTTGTTCATCGGCGCGATGTACCGGCAGGACTACGCCAGGGACGCGCACCGGGCCATGACGGAGATGGCCGACGCGCTCTCCCGGGCCTCGGCCCCCGCGGCCTTCCCCCGGGACACCCCGCGGGACCGGGCCCGTACGACCGCGACCTGGGCGATGAACCTCTTCGGCGGCCTGGAGACGACGGCGTCGCTGCTGGGGTCGGTGGTGCTGACCGCGCTGGGCGACCGGGACGTGTGGGACGCGGTCCGGGAGGAGCGGGAGGGCGCGGTGGAGGCGCTCGTGGAACGGGTGCTCGTCACCCGGCCGCCGCTGCGGCACCTGGGGCGTGTGGTCGCCTACGACCAGGAGGTGGCCGGAGCCCGCCTGGAGGAGGGCGACCTGGTGATGGTCAGCCTCACCGGGCAGGGGCTGCTCGCCGACCCGGACGCCGGGGACGGCCCGGACGCCGGGAGCGGCCCGGTCCCGGGGAGCGGTCCGGCCGCAGGGCCCTCCGGCGGGTGCCCGGTCACGGGGCCGGCCGGCCGGCCGGAACAGCACCTCGTCTTCGGGTACGGGCCGCACTACTGCGTCGGCGCACCGCTCGCCCGGCTGGAGGCGGCGGTGCTCCTGCGCCGCTTCGCACAGCGGTTCCCGGACGCCCGGCTCGCCCCCGAGGCCGCCGAGTGGGGCCCCAACCTGTCGTACGTCGGACTCGACCACCTGTACGTCGACCTGGGGACGGCCGCCGCCGGTCCCCGGACCGGAGGAGTGTGA